Proteins encoded together in one Bacteroides ovatus window:
- a CDS encoding glycoside hydrolase family 88 protein — translation MKKLYATLFSALFLGGAICASCTDKKDASAEEVINTIHKVNNYWQTNHPEHGRSFWDNAAYHTGNMEAYFLTKQPEYLEYSKAWAEHNEWKGAKSDHKENWKYSYGESDDYVLFGDYQICFQTYADLYNLEPDTQKIARAREVMEYQMSTPNHDYWWWADGLYMVMPVMTKMYNITKNPLYLEKLHEYLAYADSIMYDEEAGLYYRDGKYVYPKHKSVNGKKDFWARGDGWVLAGLAKVLKELPETDKYRPEYIDRFRTLAKSVAACQQPEGYWTRSMLDPLHAPGPETSGTAFFTYGLQWGINNGFLDAAEYQPVVEKAWKYLSTVALQPDGKIGYVQPIGEKAIPGQVVDANSTSNFGVGAFLLAACERVRYLNK, via the coding sequence ATGAAGAAACTATATGCAACTCTTTTTTCTGCACTCTTTCTAGGCGGTGCAATCTGTGCAAGTTGTACGGATAAGAAGGATGCTTCTGCTGAAGAAGTGATAAACACCATTCATAAAGTGAATAATTATTGGCAGACGAATCATCCGGAACACGGACGTTCTTTTTGGGATAATGCCGCCTATCACACCGGAAATATGGAAGCTTATTTTTTGACTAAGCAGCCGGAGTATTTGGAATATTCGAAAGCCTGGGCGGAACATAATGAATGGAAAGGGGCAAAATCAGATCATAAGGAAAACTGGAAGTACAGTTACGGTGAAAGTGATGATTATGTGCTTTTCGGTGACTATCAGATTTGTTTCCAGACGTATGCCGATCTCTATAATCTGGAACCGGATACACAGAAAATAGCCCGTGCCCGCGAAGTGATGGAATATCAGATGAGTACCCCCAATCATGATTATTGGTGGTGGGCAGATGGCTTATATATGGTCATGCCGGTCATGACAAAGATGTATAACATTACTAAGAATCCGCTCTATTTGGAGAAACTGCATGAATACCTCGCCTATGCTGATAGTATTATGTATGATGAAGAGGCCGGACTTTATTACCGGGATGGAAAATACGTGTATCCTAAACACAAAAGTGTGAACGGCAAAAAGGATTTTTGGGCACGTGGAGACGGCTGGGTATTGGCCGGATTGGCAAAAGTCTTGAAAGAACTTCCTGAAACAGATAAGTATCGTCCGGAATATATAGATCGTTTCCGTACCCTGGCTAAGTCGGTTGCTGCTTGTCAACAGCCGGAAGGTTACTGGACACGCAGTATGCTCGATCCATTGCATGCACCGGGACCGGAAACCAGTGGAACGGCTTTCTTTACCTATGGTTTACAATGGGGAATCAATAACGGTTTTCTGGATGCTGCAGAATATCAGCCGGTGGTTGAAAAAGCATGGAAATATCTCTCAACAGTTGCTTTGCAGCCTGATGGCAAGATTGGTTATGTGCAACCGATTGGTGAGAAAGCGATACCCGGTCAGGTGGTAGACGCAAACTCAACTTCGAATTTTGGAGTAGGTGCGTTTCTATTGGCAGCCTGTGAACGGGTTCGTTATTTGAATAAATAA